The Oncorhynchus kisutch isolate 150728-3 linkage group LG20, Okis_V2, whole genome shotgun sequence genome has a segment encoding these proteins:
- the LOC109865500 gene encoding myosin phosphatase Rho-interacting protein isoform X3 yields the protein MSSKDNPCRKFQANIFNKSKCQNCFKPRESHLLSDEDLNQAKPIYGGWLLLAPEGTNFGNPLHRSRKWQRRFFILYEHGLLRYALDEMPSTLPQGTINMNQCSDVIDGESRTGQKNSLCVLTPDREHFIRAECREIINGWQEALTVYPRTNKQNQKKKRKVEPPTPQEPGPAKVTVTSTGGSIPCLPSSIASAERVPASRSTLWQEERWSRASTIPCSRSASCLSQLTQSHPGSSVTREDGSSLSGGRKVRVESGYFSLEKTKSPEPPQPPQHQPLTTSTSLGVLHHRYSPCDSPSYPNTSLNYPSSDPLPSPGALLSPSYSTVSSSQSSLDSEPSSNTLSWDSRGGAGGNVGGGGGGRVGRPGKDYVVLSNVPRARRLSHREAFRSDKKRVELRARTRSPGREEVARLFGLERRRSQVIGKFESGDGEGVEHMDTTSPSEPPSNTVSVQRQGRSERRSLACKQEMSLDAEKERRVPDVSCSFNFRRAKSLDRRVTESSMTPDLLNFKKGWMTKLYEDGMWKKHWFVLTDQSLRYYRDSIAEEAADMDGEIDLSTCYDVTEFPVQRNYGFQILSKEGACTLSAMTSGIRRNWIQAIMKNARPTIAPPDVTRSLLEEKARGRVVLHPSPQPGPDPSPESPRVEVRVVKTQRSVDHAPATVAAPASEPRKSRVRERRREGRSKTYDWSEFQPGQTEDPKRDKAPDTVDPSSASSSSTSSSSSSTSSLASSPVSTTSSPPTSSSISAPPPSRGSAVATREESEQERGRRRDERPQRFKQNTHAPSTVTTTMTATVNAVGAEPRNPGESQDQGRMEVDHSELGAEGSGESDGRAPDVQVEIEQRWHQVETTPLREEKQVPISTTDACLAERLPPQELAAMLDKELGQTQKELARLQEQNNMLQEQLEDARGREHSAREGYVLQSGTSPPSSSPHRAPWQRLHKLNQDLQNDLEAQRRKQDLAQHQVQTLRRSYTDAQDAIGRHEADIQALQAKLSSAMAEILASEQAVVRMRNELKLEQERSREQEEEWVRSDATLRVQLRDSEDRLREVEASLLERSQALRHLERQQALQRDHLREVHRLQERLAEVTGRLSATEQGQALKEERLRTEQRSLQESHERERQSLARRLAEAESGRAELEERLLEAEQQVEALLRGMRASDGDEVREEVMRLQEDLAQTTDVAETLRESVRRLEEEKGRLTCRCQELLNQISEADREVTKLRSRLETEEADYYTLEHSYERASEEFQKISRVLQEKEEEIRQTKEMYERLVERKEEDLNEALIKMAALGSSLEETEQRLQAREALLCQMDKGLRGQSEACSAETDLQAKLVVAEDRIAELEQHLNALQLGYADLRMERQRAQEGALHARETTKERGQSSSNSLPTNTDSSLTFDLGSKVKSSSDSDESQAKRQRIRFSSIQCQKYIQSEDLETSNADNTSSDISEEISQEISQDFQLSMETNSSDITFQFCSDPEKFISIITALEIKLLATEEKLRDLTQKLEEQRVDQPEGLMEGQGSWAGTDSELQELNARLEQEEAPSSALPGPVSQITAAKHQYAKALVCVESSREKVRGILSSHCPGSTGLQLHTLSEIENELVSATLYIREGGMTWNEPPSEVTQSPAQEIHKSKASNEETIRLFAKTLSFEAMVLNKMAFLIQNPDSDLLQRLIEICRETETIKRSDGDCVAIVYADVLTRKLMLESAFWAEVEKMESRCELMQEESSDVKSTVASMSLEANVTVIYNTCVKAELSHSLQSLKSFYEEKFKMLKRELAQAHGSLQQRESALKEIIQAPKRLDLTEVLQDVSSEFGFSEEQSLADVSELTPYMEQIEMEEAQDLAEEVVDRHLVGSVPSCSVDSVESLQVGRDNLAAELERQAAILHRFSQAIESGSHPGLANIIQANSSYQSTLNLTGGSLCMREALIQAQVAYVACRLRADHERDLVRYRQAGHSMDVLVQEHACTVGAIRERYEASLQEERQGFTCTMASLQDENQALRGEMGQRVEQLSQQQERLALLEERFHRETEELRQRHQLELSQAEQGRASTELALMETTADSQRKLEVLLVDMDTIEERHEGHLRRLEEQFQGQIRELQQVHQEEIQRLHAHYTETIRSIQDQEDSGSKGDSSPESGHSQSPLPEEVTPSTEQAWPMEEEEQGKGEEGQARVATDPMVVLKDRIQELETQMDTMRDELETKHLEGDVASLREKYQRDFESLKATCERGFTAMEETHHKVVEDLQRQHQREVSKLLEEKERLLAEETAATIAAIEAMKNAHREEMEKNQRSQISGLSTDIDELHEQYQEELQSIQRELEVLSEQYSQKCLENAHLAQALEAERQALRQCQRENQELNAHNQELNNRLTVEITRMRSCYSGETALSPFTQGKDLYELEVLLRIKESEIQYLKQEIHSLKDELQSALRDKKYATDKYKDIYTELSIVKAKADCDITKLTEKLLVATEALGERNVDGSATPGYDIMKSKSNPDFLKKERSTLSKQIRGVRSKSLKEGLTVQERMKLFEAKDSRKI from the exons ATGGCAGGAGGCCCTGACGGTCTATCCCCGGACCAACAAGCAGAACCAGAAGAAGAAGCGCAAAGTGGAGCCACCCACTCCTCAG gagccCGGACCAGCCAAGGTGACAGTGACCAGTACCGGGGGCAGTATCCCCTGCCTACCCAGCAGTATAGCCAGTGCAGAGCGGGTGCCAGCCAGCCGCTCCACACTGTggcaggaggagagatggagcagggCATCCACCATCCCCTGCAGCCGCAGCGCCTCCTGTCTCAGCCAGCTGACCCAGAGCCACCCGGGGTCAAGCGTCAccagagagg ACGGGAGCTCCCTGAGCGGCGGACGCAAGGTGCGAGTGGAGAGTGGATACTTCTCCCTGGAGAAGACAAAGTCGCCGGAGCCCCCCCAGCCTCCCCAGCACCAGCCCCTGACCACCTCTACCTCCCTCGGCGTCCTCCACCACAGGTACAGCCCCTGTGACTCCCCCTCGTACCCCAACACCTCCCTGAACTACCCCTCCTcagaccccctcccctccccaggcGCCCTCCTCTCCCCTAGCTACTCCACCGTCAGCTCCTCCCAGAGCTCCCTTGACTCGGAGCCCAGCAGCAATACCCTGAGCTGGGACAGCCGAGGCGGGGCAGGTGGGAATGTTGGCGGTGGTGGTGGGGGAAGAGTGGGACGACCAGGCAAGGACTACGTGGTGCTGTCGAACGTGCCGCGGGCTCGCCGGCTGAGCCACCGCGAGGCCTTCCGCTCGGACAAGAAGAGGGTGGAGCTGAGGGCGCGCACACGCAGCCCCGGACGGGAGGAGGTGGCCAGGCTGTTTGGGCTGGAGCGCAG GCGTTCTCAGGTGATAGGGAAGTTTGAGTCGGGGGATGGGGAGGGTGTGGAACACATGGACACCACCTCTCCTTCGGAGCCCCCCTCCAATACCGTGTCTGTCCAGAGGCAGGGGCGTAGCGAGAGACGCTCCCTCGCTTGCAAACAG GAGATGTCATTGGATGCTGAGAAGGAGCGTCGCGTTCCTGATGTGTCCTGCTCATTCAACTTCCGGAGGGCAAAGTCCCTGGACCGCCGAGTGACCGAGTCCTCTATGACT CCAGATCTGTTGAATTTCAAGAAAGGATGGATGACCAAGCTATACGAGGATGGAATG TGGAAGAAACACTGGTTTGTTCTCACAGACCAGAGTCTACGATACTACAGGGACTCAATAGCTGAGGAG GCTGCTGATATGGACGGCGAGATTGACCTGTCCACCTGTTATGATGTCACAGAGTTCCCAGTACAGAGGAACTATGGCTTCCAAATCCTT AGTAAGGAGGGTGCGTGCACCCTGTCGGCCATGACCTCGGGAATCCGCCGCAACTGGATTCAGGCCATCATGAAGAACGCGCGGCCCACCATCGCTCCTCCCGATGTCACCCG CTCCCTCCTTGAGGAGAAGGCCAGAGGGCGGGTGGTGCTGCATCCGTCTCCCCAGCCAGGCCCTGACCCCAGCCCCGAGAGCCCCCGGGTGGAGGTCCGGGTGGTCAAAacacagaggtctgtagaccACGCTCCTGCCACAGTCGCCGCCCCCGCCTCGGAGCCACGCAAGAGCCGGGTCCGAGAGCGTAGGCGAGAAGGCCGCTCCAAAACTTACGACTGGTCTGAATTCCAGCCCGGACAGACGGAGGACCCCAAGAGGGACAAAGCACCAGATACTGTTGACCCCAGCTCTGCttcttcctcttccacctcctcttcgTCCTCCTCCACTTCTTCCCTGGCGTCCTCCCCTGTCTCCACCACCTCTTCCCCGCCAACTTCCTCCTCTATTTCGGCCCCTCCACCCAGCCGGGGCTCTGCCGTGGCAACCAGGGAGGAGTCAGAGCAGGAGCGGGGGCGGCGGCGGGATGAAAGACCGCAGCGCTTTAAGCAGAACACCCACGCACCCAGCACGGTCACCACCACAATGACGGCCACTGTAAATGCAGTGGGGGCCGAACCGAGGAACCCCGGGGAGTCCCAGgaccaggggaggatggaggtCGACCACTCTGAGCTTGGTGCGGAGGGGAGCGGGGAGAGCGACGGCAGAGCCCCCGACGTGCAGGTGGAGATCGAGCAGCGGTGGCATCAGGTGGAGACCACGCCGCTCCGAGAGGAGAAGCAGGTGCCCATCAGCACCACTGACGCCTGCCTCGCTGAGAGACTGCCCCCACAGGAGCTAGCTGCCATGCTGGACAAAGAG CTGGGGCAGACCCAGAAGGAGCTGGCCAGGCTGCAGGAGCAGAACAACATGCTGCAGGAGCAGCTCGAAGATGCCAGGGGCAGAGAGCACAGTGCCAGGGAGGGCTACGTGCTACAG AGCGGCACCTcgcccccctcctcctcaccacacAGAGCGCCATGGCAACGTCTGCATAAGCTCAACCAAGACCTGCAGAATGATCTGGAGGCCCAGCGACGCAAACAGGACCTGGCCCAGCACCAGGTGCAGACTCTGAGGAGGAGCTACACCGATGCCCAGGACGCTATTGGACGCCACGAGGCTGACATCCAGGCCCTGCAGGCCAAGCTCAGCTCTGCCATGGCTGAGATCCTGGCCAGCGAGCAGGCCGTGGTCCGCATGAGAAACGAACTCAAGCTGGAGCAGGAGCGCTCccgggagcaggaggaggagtgggTGCGCAGCGACGCCACTTTGCGGGTCCAGCTAAGGGACAGCGAGGACAGGCTCCGGGAGGTGGAGGCCAGCCTTCTGGAAAGGAGCCAGGCCCTGAGGCATCTGGAGCGCCAGCAGGCCCTGCAGAGGGACCACCTGAGGGAGGTGCACAGGCTTCAGGAGAGGCTGGCGGAGGTGACAGGCCGGCTGAGCGCCACCGAGCAGGGCCAGGCCCTGAAGGAGGAGCGCCTGAGGACGGAGCAGCGCTCCCTGCAGGAGAGCCACGAGCGGGAGAGGCAGAGCCTAGCCCGGAGGCTGGCTGAGGCCGAGTCTGGGCGGGCAGAGCTGGAGGAGAGGCTGCTGGAGGCGGAGCAGCAGGTGGAGGCTCTTCTGAGGGGGATGCGCGCCTCGGATGGAGACGAGGTCAGGGAGGAAGTGATGCGGCTGCAGGAGGATTTGGCCCAGACAACGGATGTGGCGGAGACGCTGAGGGAGAGCGTCCGCaggctggaggaggagaagggccgGCTGACCTGCCGCTGCCAGGAGCTCCTCAACCAGATCTCTGAGGCAGACCGGGAGGTGACCAAACTCCGTAGCCGGCTGGAAACCGAGGAGGCCGACTACTATACACTGGAGCACTCCTATGAGAGGGCGTCGGAGGAGTTCCAGAAGATCAGCCGTGTGCtccaggagaaggaggaggagatacGGCAGACCAAGGAGATGTACGAGAGACTAGTGGAGCGCAAGGAGGAGGACCTGAACGAGGCCCTCATCAAGATGGCCGCCCTGGGTAGCAGCCTGGAGGAGACTGAGCAGAGGCTTCAGGCCAGGGAAGCGCTGCTCTGCCAGATGGACAAGGGCCTGAGGGGCCAGAGCGAAGCCTGCAGTGCGGAGACGGACCTGCAGGCCAAGCTGGTGGTGGCAGAGGACCGCATTGCAGAGCTCGAGCAGCACCTCAATGCCCTGCAGCTGGGCTATGCCGACCTTCGGATGGAACGCCAACGAGCCCAAGAGGGGGCTCTCCATGCTCGGGAAACAACCAAGGAAAGGGGCCAGTCGTCCTCCAACTCCTTGCCAACGAACACCGACTCCTCGCTGACCTTTGACTTGGGTTCCAAGGTGAAGAGCTCCTCAGACAGTGATGAGTCTCAAGCGAAAAGGCAGAGGATACGGTTCTCCAGCATTCAGTGCCAAAAATACATCCAATCAGAGGACCTGGAGACCAGTAATGCAGACAACACTTCCTCAGACATAAGCGAAGAGATTAGCCAAGAGATCAGCCAAGACTTCCAACTGTCCATGGAGACCAACTCTTCTGATATTACATTCCAGTTCTGCAGCGACCCAGAGAAGTTTATTTCCATCATAACTGCCCTGGAGATCAAGCTTCTGGCCACAGAGGAGAAGCTTAGAGACCTCACCCAGAAGCTTGAGGAGCAGCGGGTGGACCAGCCAGAgggtctgatggagggacaaggcTCCTGGGCAGGGACTGATTCAGAGCTCCAGGAGCTCAATGCTAGActcgaacaggaagaggcacccagCAGTGCCCTCCCTGGGCCAGTTAGTCAGATTACAGCTGCTAAGCACCAATACGCCAAGGCCCTAGTCTGTGTAGAGTCCAGTAGGGAGAAAGTCAGGGGTATTCTAAGTAGTCATTGCCCGGGCAGTACAGGGCTGCAGCTCCACACTTTGTCTGAGATCGAGAATGAGTTAGTTAGTGCAACATTGTACATTAGAGAGGGCGGGATGACATGGAATGAGCCCCCATCAGAGGTCACACAAAGTCCAGCCCAAGAGATTCACAAGAGCAAAGCATCGAATGAGGAAACGATACGACTCTTTGCCAAAACACTGTCTTTTGAGGCAATGGTTTTGAATAAGATGGCTTTTTTGATACAGAATCCAGACTCTGACCTTTTGCAACGTCTTATCGAGATATGTAGAGAGACTGAGACCATCAAAAGAAGTGATGGCGATTGTGTGGCAATTGTTTATGCAGACGTCTTGACCAGGAAGCTAATGTTAGAGAGTGCCTTCTGGGCCGAGGTGGAGAAAATGGAATCCCGTTGTGAATTGATGCAGGAAGAAAGCTCAGATGTTAAGTCAACAGTGGCTAGTATGTCCCTTgaggctaatgttactgttatCTATAACACCTGTGTCAAAGCTGAATTATCGCACTCTCTTCAGAGTCTTAAGAGCTTTTATGAGGAGAAGTTCAAAATGCTCAAAAGGGAATTGGCCCAAGCCCATGGGAGCTTACAACAAAGGGAATCTGCTTTGAAAGAGATTATCCAAGCTCCCAAAAGACTTGATTTGACAGAAGTCCTTCAAGACGTCAGTAGTGAGTTTGGCTTTAGTGAGGAGCAGAGTTTAGCTGACGTAAGTGAACTGACTCCCTATATGGAGCAGATTGAaatggaggaggcacaggatttGGCTGAGGAAGTAGTGGATAGACACTTAGTGGGAAGCGTGCCATCTTGTAGCGTTGACTCTGTTGAATCTCTGCAAGTTGGGCGAGACAACTTGGCCGCTGAGCTAGAGAGACAGGCAGCTATCCTCCACAGATTTTCCCAAGCGATTGAGAGCGGCAGCCATCCTGGCTTAGCCAATATTATCCAAGCAAACTCAAGTTACCAATCCACCCTCAACCTCACGGGTGGCTCCCTTTGCATGCGCGAGGCGCTTATCCAGGCCCAGGTGGCCTACGTAGCCTGTAGGCTAAGAGCCGACCACGAGCGGGACCTGGTCCGATATCGGCAAGCTGGCCATAGCATGGACGTACTTGTCCAGGAGCACGCCTGCACTGTTGGTGCCATTCGGGAGCGCTACGAGGCCTCCCTACAGGAGGAGCGCCAGGGCTTCACGTGTACAATGGCCTCCCTTCAGGATGAGAACCAGGCCCTGAGAGGGGAAATGGGCCAGCGAGTGGAACAGCTCTCCCAGCAGCAGGAGCGGCTGGCTCTCCTGGAGGAGCGCTTCCACAGGGAGACCGAGGAGCTGAGGCAGAGGCACCAACTGGAGCTGAGTCAGGCGGAGCAGGGCCGGGCCTCCACCGAGCTGGCCCTGATGGAGACCACGGCCGACAGCCAGCGGAAGCTGGAAGTCCTGCTGGTGGACATGGACACCATAGAGGAGCGCCACGAAGGCCACCTAAGGAGACTGGAGGAGCAGTTCCAGGGGCAGATCCGAGAGCTGCAGCAGGTCCACCAGGAGGAGATCCAGAGGCTGCACGCCCACTACACAGAGACCATCCGCTCCATCCAAGACCAAGAGGATAGCGGAAGCAAGGGCGATAGTAGCCCTGAGTCGGGCCACTCTCAGTCTCCACTACCCGAGGAGGTCACCCCATCCACTGAGCAGGCTTGGcccatggaggaagaggagcagggtAAGGGGGAGGAGGGTCAAGCTAGGGTGGCGACGGACCCCATGGTAGTCCTGAAGGACAGGATCCAGGAGCTGGAGACCCAGATGGACACCATGAGGGACGAACTGGAGACCAAGCATCTGGAGGGAGATGTGGCCAGCCTGAGAGAGAAATACCAGAGAGACTTTGAAAGTCTAAAG GCTACGTGTGAGCGAGGCTTCACAGCCATGGAGGAGACCCACCACAAGGTCGTCGAGGACCTCCAGAGGCAGCACCAGAGGGAGGTCTCCAAACtactggaggagaaggagaggctaCTGGCTGAAGAGACCGCCGCCACCATCGCTG CTATTGAGGCTATGAAGAACGCACACCGAGAGGAAATGGAGAAGAACCAGCGCTCCCAAATCAGCGGACTGAGCACCGACATCGACGAGCTGCACGAGCAGTATCA GGAGGAGCTGCAGTCGATCCAGAGGGAGCTGGAGGTGTTGTCGGAGCAGTACTCTCAGAAGTGTCTGGAGAATGCCCACCTGGCCCAGGCCCTGGAGGCTGAGAGACAGGCCCTCAGACAGTGTCAGAGGGAGAACCAGGAGCTCAACGCacacaaccag GAGCTGAATAACCGTCTGACCGTGGAGATCACACGCATGCGCTCCTGCTACAGCGGAGAAACGGCCCTGTCACCCTTCACCCAGGGCAAGGACCTCTATGAACTGGAG GTCTTATTGCGTATCAAGGAGTCCGAAATCCAGTATCTCAAACAGGAAATCCATTCGCTGAAGGATGAACTTCAGTCTGCGTTAAGG GATAAGAAATATGCCACAGACAAGTACAAAGACATCTACACAGAGCTCAGCATCGTGAAGGCCaaggctgactgtgacatcaccAAGCTGACGGAGAAGCTACTGGTTGCCACGGAAGCACTGGGGGAGAGGAACGTTGATGGGTCGGCTACCCCTGGATATG ATATCATGAAATCGAAAAGTAATCCAGATTTTTTGAAAAAGGAACGATCGACTCTCTCCAAGCAAATAAGAGGTGTTAGATCAAAG AGCCTCAAAGAGGGACTGACCGTGCAGGAGCGCATGAAGCTGTTCGAAGCGAAAGATTCCAGAAAGATCTGA